One Peterkaempfera bronchialis DNA window includes the following coding sequences:
- a CDS encoding alanine racemase, with the protein MVTEAITVRPTIDSRVAALAEERLDWRFKAVPAAAHGSTVAEYLASRPTLDGLGTPLLTLDAAGLHRNLTTMAAWCTAAGVDLAPHGKTTMAPALWQLQLAAGCRGVTLATLPQLRVGRAFGLRSIHLAGALLDPAGLAWLAAELDGDPGFSFACWVDGERSVALMDAALRTAGAQRPVDVCVELGAPGGRTGCRDLGEALAVARAVHRAPTLRLTGTSGYEGALADDAAADSLAAVERYLRDLAELHRRLTAEGLLDGAEEVLVTAGGSGYFDTVAEVLGPLAREDGRTRVVLRSGAYLVHDDGFYRGLSPLSRGAGDRPFRSAMHGWARVVSRPEPGLALLDGGKRDFPYDKGLPVPQLVHGRGPLSGGRITALNDQHAFLRDAAVEVGDLVRLGLSHPCTAFDKWSLIPVLDSADAERPRVVDLVRTFF; encoded by the coding sequence ATGGTGACAGAGGCGATCACAGTGCGGCCGACCATCGACTCCCGGGTCGCCGCACTCGCCGAGGAGCGGCTGGACTGGCGGTTCAAGGCCGTACCGGCGGCGGCGCACGGCAGCACCGTCGCCGAGTATCTGGCGAGCCGTCCGACCCTGGACGGCCTCGGCACCCCGCTGCTGACACTCGACGCCGCCGGACTGCACCGCAACCTCACCACCATGGCCGCCTGGTGCACCGCCGCCGGAGTCGACCTCGCCCCGCACGGCAAGACCACCATGGCGCCCGCGCTCTGGCAGCTCCAACTGGCCGCCGGCTGCCGGGGCGTCACCCTCGCCACCCTGCCCCAGCTGCGCGTCGGCCGGGCCTTCGGACTGCGCAGCATCCACCTCGCGGGCGCCCTGCTGGACCCGGCGGGGCTGGCCTGGCTGGCGGCCGAGCTGGACGGCGACCCCGGCTTCTCCTTTGCCTGCTGGGTGGACGGCGAACGGTCCGTCGCCCTGATGGACGCGGCCCTGCGTACGGCCGGAGCGCAGCGCCCGGTCGACGTCTGCGTGGAACTGGGCGCCCCGGGCGGCCGCACCGGCTGCCGCGACCTGGGCGAGGCGCTGGCGGTCGCCCGCGCCGTGCACCGGGCGCCGACCCTGCGGCTGACCGGGACGAGCGGCTACGAGGGCGCCCTTGCGGACGACGCGGCGGCGGACTCGCTGGCGGCGGTGGAGCGCTATCTGCGCGACCTCGCCGAACTGCACCGGCGCCTGACCGCCGAGGGCCTGCTGGACGGAGCCGAGGAGGTGCTGGTCACCGCCGGCGGCAGCGGGTACTTCGACACCGTCGCCGAGGTGCTGGGCCCCCTTGCGCGGGAGGACGGACGGACCCGGGTGGTGCTCCGGTCGGGCGCCTACCTGGTCCACGACGACGGCTTCTACCGGGGACTCTCCCCGCTCTCCCGGGGCGCGGGCGACCGGCCGTTCCGCTCGGCGATGCACGGCTGGGCGCGGGTGGTCTCCCGGCCGGAACCGGGGCTGGCCCTGCTGGACGGCGGCAAGCGCGACTTCCCGTACGACAAGGGGCTGCCGGTGCCCCAGCTGGTCCACGGCCGGGGGCCGCTGAGCGGCGGCCGGATCACCGCGCTCAACGACCAGCACGCCTTTCTGCGGGACGCGGCGGTCGAGGTGGGCGACCTGGTGCGGCTGGGGCTCTCCCACCCGTGCACGGCCTTCGACAAGTGGTCGCTGATCCCGGTGCTGGACTCGGCGGACGCGGAGCGGCCCCGGGTGGTCGACCTGGTGAGGACGTTCTTCTGA
- a CDS encoding penicillin acylase family protein produces the protein MPRSKKFRRARLVVIVLALLLVAGVAVGGWFGVRTVRASYPQVAGSVPVAGLSGAVDVQRDSNGIPQLYADTPEDLFRAQGYVHAQDRFWEMDVRRHITSGRLSEMFGKSQVETDAFLRTMGWARVAKQEYDEQLSATTKTYLQAYADGVNAWLKQHPGGSSASLEYTLLGAVNRQYTPEKWTPVDSVAWLKAMAWDLSGNMQDEIDRSLLSESFTADQIKQLYPDYPYDRNGTILKTGTVVGDEHYVPAGTTAATRTADSADGADGADGADGADGATGSTQARAQVAGLLQSLSGKLDSVPQLLGPAGQGIGSNSWVVSGSLTTTGKPLMANDPHLGPGMPSIWYQMGLHCRTVDKECPFDTAGYTFSGMPGVVIGHNQKISWGFTNLGPDVTDLYLEKITGTGTYLYDGRDEPFTIRKETIKVAGGKSVEITVRETNNGPLISDQSETDQKVGKYAPVGDAAPDRGVTGYGVALKWTALTPNRTMDAVFALDKAQNFAQFREAAKFFAVPAQNLIYADTDGTIGYQAPGLIPIRNKDDDGTYPAPGWDPAYSWKRYIPFEALPWAKNPPEGYIVTANQAVVDDSYPYLLTMDWEYGTRAKQIGDLIRSKLKNGSKISPDDMQDMQLDNSSVMAKTLVPYLLKINIRDGYVRDAQDLLKDWNYRQDSGSAAAAYYNGVWRNLLLRAFGDKFPADLRAEGDCQLVEQKTNDTLPDDAVGGKPKLVRECGNREPSKAQPDGGDRWMEVVRQQLQDPESNWWDYTDAYGRVHHGRDSLLLQAMTDARQELTSKLSKDISTWSWGRLHTLTLKEQTMGSDDSSLASGVVQKLLNRGPYQLSGGSAAVDATGWNAAAGYQVDWIPSMRMVVDLSDFDASRWINVGGASGHAYHPNYNDQTELWKDGELLPWAFSADAVKKAAKDHLVLTKG, from the coding sequence ATGCCCCGCTCGAAGAAGTTCCGGCGCGCTCGCCTGGTCGTGATCGTGCTGGCCCTGCTGCTCGTCGCCGGTGTGGCCGTCGGCGGCTGGTTCGGCGTCCGGACCGTCCGCGCCTCGTATCCGCAGGTGGCCGGCAGTGTGCCGGTCGCCGGCCTGTCCGGCGCGGTCGATGTGCAGCGCGACTCCAACGGCATTCCGCAGCTGTACGCGGACACCCCGGAGGACCTCTTCCGCGCCCAGGGCTACGTCCATGCCCAGGACCGCTTCTGGGAGATGGACGTCCGACGCCACATCACCTCCGGCCGGCTCTCCGAGATGTTCGGCAAGAGCCAGGTGGAGACCGATGCCTTCCTGCGCACCATGGGCTGGGCCAGGGTCGCCAAGCAGGAGTACGACGAGCAGCTCTCCGCGACCACCAAGACGTACCTCCAGGCCTATGCGGACGGGGTGAACGCCTGGCTCAAGCAGCACCCCGGCGGTTCCTCCGCCTCCCTGGAGTACACCCTTCTCGGCGCCGTCAACCGCCAGTACACGCCGGAGAAGTGGACGCCGGTGGACTCCGTGGCCTGGCTGAAGGCGATGGCCTGGGACCTCAGCGGCAATATGCAGGACGAGATCGACCGCTCCCTGCTCAGCGAGAGCTTCACCGCCGACCAGATCAAGCAGCTCTACCCGGACTACCCGTACGACCGCAACGGCACCATCCTCAAGACCGGCACCGTCGTCGGTGACGAGCACTATGTGCCCGCCGGGACCACCGCCGCCACCAGGACCGCCGACAGCGCAGACGGTGCAGACGGCGCAGACGGTGCAGACGGTGCAGACGGCGCCACCGGCAGCACCCAGGCCCGCGCCCAGGTCGCCGGGCTGCTCCAGAGCCTCTCCGGCAAGCTGGACTCGGTGCCGCAGCTGCTCGGCCCGGCAGGCCAGGGCATCGGCTCCAACTCCTGGGTCGTCTCCGGCTCCCTGACCACCACCGGCAAGCCGCTGATGGCCAACGACCCGCACCTCGGCCCCGGGATGCCGTCCATCTGGTACCAGATGGGCCTGCACTGCCGCACCGTCGACAAGGAGTGCCCCTTCGACACCGCCGGCTACACCTTCTCCGGTATGCCCGGCGTCGTCATCGGCCACAACCAGAAGATCTCCTGGGGCTTCACCAACCTCGGACCCGACGTCACCGACCTGTACCTGGAGAAGATCACCGGTACCGGCACCTACCTCTACGACGGCAGGGACGAGCCCTTCACCATCCGCAAGGAGACCATCAAGGTCGCCGGCGGCAAGAGCGTCGAGATCACCGTCCGGGAGACCAACAACGGCCCGCTGATCTCCGATCAGAGCGAGACCGACCAGAAGGTCGGCAAGTACGCCCCGGTCGGCGACGCGGCCCCGGACCGAGGCGTCACCGGCTACGGCGTCGCCCTCAAGTGGACCGCCCTCACCCCCAACCGGACCATGGACGCGGTCTTCGCGCTGGACAAGGCGCAGAACTTCGCCCAGTTCCGCGAGGCCGCCAAGTTCTTCGCGGTCCCGGCGCAGAACCTCATCTACGCCGACACCGACGGCACCATCGGCTACCAGGCCCCGGGCCTGATCCCGATCCGCAACAAGGACGACGACGGCACCTACCCGGCCCCCGGCTGGGACCCGGCCTACAGCTGGAAGCGCTACATCCCCTTCGAGGCCCTGCCCTGGGCCAAGAACCCGCCCGAGGGCTACATCGTCACCGCCAACCAGGCCGTCGTCGACGACTCCTACCCCTATCTGCTCACCATGGACTGGGAGTACGGCACCCGCGCCAAGCAGATCGGCGACCTGATCCGGAGCAAGCTGAAGAACGGCAGCAAGATCTCCCCGGATGACATGCAGGACATGCAGTTGGACAACTCCAGCGTCATGGCCAAGACGCTCGTCCCCTATCTGCTGAAGATCAACATCCGGGACGGCTACGTCCGCGACGCGCAGGACCTGCTCAAGGACTGGAACTACCGCCAGGACTCCGGCTCCGCCGCCGCCGCCTACTACAACGGCGTCTGGCGCAACCTGCTGCTGCGCGCCTTCGGCGACAAGTTCCCCGCCGACCTGCGGGCCGAGGGCGACTGCCAGCTGGTCGAGCAGAAGACCAACGACACCCTCCCCGACGACGCGGTGGGCGGCAAGCCCAAGCTGGTCCGGGAGTGCGGCAACCGCGAGCCCTCGAAGGCGCAGCCGGACGGCGGCGACCGCTGGATGGAGGTCGTCCGGCAGCAGCTCCAGGACCCCGAGAGCAACTGGTGGGACTACACCGACGCCTACGGCCGGGTCCACCACGGCCGGGACTCGCTGCTGCTCCAGGCCATGACCGACGCCCGGCAGGAGCTGACCTCCAAGCTCAGCAAGGACATCTCCACCTGGAGCTGGGGCCGGCTGCACACGCTGACCCTCAAGGAGCAGACCATGGGCAGCGATGACTCCTCGCTCGCCTCCGGGGTGGTCCAGAAGCTGCTCAACCGGGGCCCGTACCAGCTCTCCGGCGGCTCGGCGGCGGTGGACGCCACCGGCTGGAACGCCGCCGCCGGCTACCAGGTGGACTGGATCCCCTCCATGCGGATGGTGGTCGACCTCAGCGACTTCGACGCCTCCCGCTGGATCAATGTGGGCGGCGCCTCCGGCCACGCCTACCACCCCAACTACAACGACCAGACCGAGCTGTGGAAGGACGGCGAACTGCTCCCCTGGGCCTTCTCCGCCGACGCGGTGAAGAAGGCCGCCAAGGACCACCTGGTCCTCACCAAGGGCTGA
- a CDS encoding S-methyl-5'-thioadenosine phosphorylase, translated as MADTSSNPADLTPVETAPVEIGILGGSGFYAFLDDVTEVTVDTPYGAPSDSLFIGDLDGRRVAFLPRHGRGHHLPPHRINYRANLWALRSLGAQQILGPCAVGGLRPEYGPGTLVVPDQLVDRTSGRVQTFYDGVPREDGRIPEVVHVSFADPYCPVGRQAALAGARASGWEPVDGGTLVVIEGPRFSTRAESRWYSAQGWSVVGMTGHPEAVLARELGLCYTSINLVTDLDAGVETGEGVTHEEVLAVFAQNVGRLRTVLFDVVKGLPAARDCICSHALDGLETGLDL; from the coding sequence ATGGCGGACACCAGCAGCAACCCAGCGGACCTCACCCCCGTCGAGACCGCCCCGGTCGAGATCGGCATTCTCGGCGGCTCCGGCTTCTACGCCTTCCTGGACGACGTCACCGAGGTGACCGTCGACACCCCCTACGGGGCGCCCAGCGACTCGCTCTTCATCGGCGACCTGGACGGGCGGCGGGTGGCCTTCCTGCCCCGCCACGGGCGCGGCCACCACCTGCCGCCGCACCGCATCAACTACCGGGCCAACCTGTGGGCGCTCCGCTCGCTCGGCGCGCAGCAGATCCTGGGGCCGTGCGCGGTGGGCGGCCTGCGCCCGGAGTACGGCCCGGGCACCCTGGTGGTCCCGGACCAGCTGGTGGACCGCACCTCGGGCCGGGTGCAGACCTTCTACGACGGCGTGCCCCGGGAGGACGGGCGCATCCCCGAGGTGGTGCATGTCTCCTTCGCCGACCCGTACTGCCCCGTCGGGCGGCAGGCGGCGCTGGCCGGGGCCCGCGCCTCGGGCTGGGAGCCGGTGGACGGCGGCACCCTGGTCGTGATCGAGGGGCCGCGCTTCTCCACCCGCGCCGAGTCCCGCTGGTACTCGGCGCAGGGCTGGTCGGTGGTCGGTATGACCGGGCACCCGGAGGCGGTGCTCGCCCGCGAACTGGGCCTCTGCTACACCTCGATCAACCTGGTCACCGACCTGGACGCGGGCGTGGAGACCGGCGAGGGCGTCACCCATGAGGAGGTGCTGGCGGTCTTCGCGCAGAATGTGGGCCGGCTGCGCACGGTGCTCTTCGACGTGGTGAAGGGCCTGCCGGCCGCTCGGGACTGCATCTGCTCGCATGCGCTGGACGGTCTGGAGACCGGGCTCGACCTCTGA
- a CDS encoding FmdB family zinc ribbon protein, with protein MPTYQYQCTECGSGLEAVQKFTDDALTDCPECKGRLRKVFSAVGVVFKGSGFYRTDSRSSSSSSVSAPAGASSSSGSSGSGSAGSGSSSGGDSASKPASSGSSSGGTSSGSSSSSGGSSAA; from the coding sequence GTGCCGACGTACCAGTACCAGTGCACCGAGTGCGGCAGCGGCCTGGAGGCGGTGCAGAAGTTCACCGACGACGCGCTGACCGACTGCCCCGAGTGCAAGGGCCGCCTTCGCAAGGTCTTCTCGGCCGTGGGTGTGGTCTTCAAGGGCTCCGGCTTCTACCGCACCGACAGCCGGTCGTCTTCGAGCAGTTCCGTGAGCGCGCCGGCCGGGGCCTCGTCGTCTTCGGGTTCGTCCGGCTCGGGCTCGGCTGGCTCGGGCTCGTCCTCGGGCGGCGACTCGGCGTCGAAGCCCGCTTCCAGCGGCAGCTCGTCCGGCGGCACCTCGTCGGGCTCGTCCTCCTCCTCGGGCGGCAGCTCCGCCGCCTGA
- a CDS encoding MFS transporter, giving the protein MTVRRTVEGSGYRPLLRTPGTWTFLVPGFAARLPYAMLSLGIVLLVRHTHGSYGTAGTVAAVAAVAQALVGPQTGRLADRYGQAPVLVPGVLLHAASVAALIALALGHAPVWALFAAAAPAGASVPQIGAMVRARWVAKLDGSPLLTTAFAFESVTDEFTFVIGPVIATALCTTVAPPAGLIAEAVLTVSGGLAFAAQRRTAPARHPRPAAGERRASALAVPGVRLLAFAFLGLGSVFGAVQVSVTAFAEQAGRPGMSGTVYGIFAGGSMLAGALYGMVSWKRSPQQRMLVCYLLLMLGCCTLWALPNLAALSIGGLVCGLAIAPTLITGYTLVESLVPAGAKTEAFTWLTGAIGLGLAIGSTAAGELADSTGAWAGFLVPVAGTGTALAVLLGLRGLLVPTGDGGRTVARGAEAPGSGTTHLTSAALD; this is encoded by the coding sequence GTGACGGTCCGCCGAACGGTCGAAGGCTCGGGCTACCGCCCGCTGCTGCGCACCCCCGGCACCTGGACGTTCCTCGTCCCCGGATTCGCCGCCCGACTCCCGTACGCGATGCTCAGCCTGGGCATCGTGCTGCTGGTACGCCACACCCACGGCTCCTACGGCACGGCGGGCACCGTCGCCGCGGTGGCCGCCGTCGCCCAGGCCCTGGTGGGGCCGCAGACGGGCCGGCTGGCCGACCGGTATGGGCAGGCCCCGGTGCTGGTGCCCGGCGTGCTGCTGCACGCCGCCTCCGTCGCCGCGCTGATCGCGCTGGCGCTGGGGCATGCGCCGGTCTGGGCGCTCTTCGCCGCCGCCGCCCCGGCGGGGGCCTCGGTGCCGCAGATCGGGGCCATGGTGCGGGCCCGGTGGGTGGCCAAACTGGACGGCAGCCCGCTGCTGACCACCGCCTTCGCCTTTGAGTCGGTGACGGATGAATTCACCTTCGTCATCGGTCCGGTGATCGCCACCGCGCTCTGCACCACCGTCGCCCCGCCCGCCGGGCTGATCGCCGAAGCGGTGCTCACCGTCTCCGGCGGCCTGGCCTTCGCCGCGCAGCGCCGCACCGCCCCGGCCCGGCATCCGCGCCCGGCGGCGGGCGAACGCCGCGCCTCGGCGCTGGCGGTGCCTGGCGTGCGGCTGCTGGCCTTCGCCTTCCTCGGCCTCGGCTCGGTCTTCGGCGCCGTGCAGGTCTCGGTGACCGCCTTCGCCGAACAGGCCGGGCGGCCCGGGATGAGCGGCACCGTGTACGGGATCTTCGCGGGCGGCAGCATGCTGGCCGGGGCGCTGTACGGGATGGTGTCCTGGAAGCGCTCGCCGCAGCAGCGGATGCTGGTCTGCTACCTGCTGCTGATGCTGGGCTGCTGCACCCTGTGGGCGCTGCCCAACCTGGCCGCGCTGTCGATCGGCGGCCTGGTCTGCGGACTGGCCATCGCGCCGACCCTGATCACCGGCTACACGCTGGTGGAGTCGCTGGTCCCGGCGGGCGCCAAGACAGAGGCGTTCACCTGGCTGACCGGCGCCATCGGGCTGGGCCTGGCCATCGGCTCCACGGCAGCGGGGGAACTCGCCGACTCCACCGGCGCCTGGGCCGGGTTCCTGGTCCCGGTGGCGGGTACCGGCACGGCGCTCGCGGTGCTGCTGGGGCTGCGCGGACTGCTGGTGCCGACCGGGGACGGAGGCCGTACGGTGGCCCGTGGCGCGGAGGCTCCGGGCAGCGGCACGACGCACCTCACATCCGCCGCGCTGGACTGA
- a CDS encoding potassium/proton antiporter produces the protein MTVDRLNLLLLVFAAIMIVAMAAVRLSTRTGLPSLLLYLGIGIAMGQDGLGVRFDNAALTQVLGYAALVVILAEGGLGTKWQDIRPSLPAASMLATVGVGVSVLVTALGAHWLVGLDWRLSLLIGAVVSSTDAAAVFSVLRRVPLPRRVTGLLEAESGFNDAPVVILVVAFATTEPLEPWYVMLGTIVVELAIGLVVGLAVGRLGALGLRHVALPASGLYPIAVLALVVLAYAGGALLHGSGFLAVYVAAVILGNARLPHGPAVRGFADGLAWVAQIGMFVLLGLLVTPHTMRDALLPAIVVGLVLVFVARPLSVLLTAIPFRIPFREQALLSWAGLRGAVPIVLATIPLVADVPGARNVFNVVFLLVVVFTLLQGPTLPWVAKHLKLSDSSLGEDLGLESAPLEKLHGHLLSVALPEGSRMVGVEIGELRLPRGSAVTLIVREGTSFVPDRATVLAPGDELLVVTTDQVRDAAERRLRAVDQGGKLADWLGTRA, from the coding sequence GTGACCGTCGACCGCCTCAACCTGCTGCTTCTCGTCTTCGCCGCCATCATGATCGTCGCCATGGCGGCCGTCCGGCTCTCCACCCGCACCGGCCTTCCCAGCCTGCTGCTCTATCTCGGCATAGGCATCGCCATGGGTCAGGACGGGCTCGGCGTCCGCTTCGACAACGCCGCACTCACCCAGGTACTGGGCTATGCGGCGCTGGTGGTGATCCTCGCGGAGGGCGGTCTGGGCACCAAGTGGCAGGACATACGGCCGAGCCTGCCGGCCGCGAGCATGCTCGCCACGGTCGGCGTCGGGGTCAGCGTCCTGGTGACGGCCCTGGGCGCGCACTGGCTGGTGGGCCTGGACTGGCGGCTCTCGCTGCTGATCGGCGCGGTGGTCTCGTCCACGGACGCGGCGGCGGTCTTCTCGGTGCTGCGCCGGGTGCCGCTGCCCAGGCGGGTGACGGGCCTGCTGGAGGCGGAGTCCGGCTTCAACGACGCGCCGGTGGTCATCCTGGTGGTCGCCTTCGCCACCACCGAGCCCCTGGAGCCCTGGTACGTCATGCTCGGCACCATAGTGGTCGAGCTGGCGATCGGCCTGGTGGTCGGACTGGCCGTGGGCAGGCTCGGCGCGCTCGGGCTGCGGCATGTCGCCCTGCCCGCCTCCGGCCTCTACCCCATCGCGGTCCTGGCCCTGGTGGTGCTGGCCTACGCGGGCGGCGCGCTGCTGCACGGCTCCGGCTTCCTCGCCGTCTATGTGGCCGCGGTGATCCTCGGCAATGCCCGGCTGCCGCACGGGCCGGCGGTACGCGGCTTCGCCGACGGGCTGGCCTGGGTCGCCCAGATCGGCATGTTCGTACTGCTCGGACTGCTCGTCACCCCGCACACCATGCGGGACGCGCTGCTGCCCGCCATCGTGGTGGGGCTGGTGCTGGTCTTTGTCGCCCGTCCGCTGTCGGTGCTGCTGACCGCCATCCCCTTCCGCATCCCATTCCGTGAGCAGGCGCTGCTCAGCTGGGCGGGACTGCGCGGCGCGGTGCCGATCGTGCTGGCCACCATCCCGCTGGTGGCCGATGTGCCGGGCGCCCGCAATGTGTTCAATGTGGTCTTCCTGCTGGTGGTCGTCTTCACCCTGCTCCAGGGGCCGACGCTGCCCTGGGTCGCCAAGCACCTGAAGCTCTCCGACAGCAGCCTCGGCGAGGACCTGGGCCTCGAGTCGGCGCCGCTGGAGAAGCTGCACGGCCATCTGCTCTCGGTGGCCCTCCCGGAGGGGTCCCGGATGGTCGGCGTGGAGATCGGCGAACTGCGGCTGCCCCGAGGCTCCGCCGTCACCCTGATCGTCCGGGAGGGGACCAGCTTCGTCCCCGACCGCGCCACCGTGCTGGCCCCGGGCGACGAACTGCTGGTCGTCACCACCGACCAGGTCCGCGACGCGGCCGAGCGGCGGCTGCGCGCCGTGGACCAGGGCGGCAAGCTCGCCGACTGGCTGGGCACCCGGGCCTGA
- a CDS encoding alanine racemase produces the protein MALSLYVETARWRAHQQSVLEAFPDLVPVAKGNGYGFGNRRLAEEATRFGASMLAVGTAYEAAEAVEFFGGDVLVLTPYRIGEDPVPLPGRVVRTVGSVSGVRALVGSRVVVECMTSMRRHGINEQDVPKLVTALEDVRLEGFALHLPLDRPEGHDPVRECSEWVARLSAAGLPIPAVYVSHLSADEIGRLRALHPGLVFRARIGTRLWLGDHGAMDCRGTVLDVTPVAKGDRYGYRQLKAPTDGHLVVVAGGTAHGVGLESPKHMTGVTPRAKNLARAGLATVNRTPSPFIWGGRKAAFAEPPHMQVSILFVPGETAPPTVGEELRAILRHTTTHFDRTVDR, from the coding sequence ATGGCGCTCTCGCTCTACGTGGAAACCGCCCGCTGGCGCGCTCACCAGCAGTCCGTGCTGGAGGCGTTCCCCGACCTCGTGCCGGTGGCCAAGGGCAACGGCTACGGCTTCGGCAACCGCCGGCTGGCCGAGGAGGCCACCAGGTTCGGCGCGTCCATGCTGGCCGTCGGCACCGCCTATGAGGCGGCGGAGGCGGTGGAGTTCTTCGGCGGCGACGTGCTGGTGCTCACGCCGTACCGGATCGGCGAGGACCCCGTGCCGCTGCCCGGCCGGGTGGTGCGCACGGTCGGCAGCGTCAGCGGCGTCCGGGCGCTGGTCGGGTCGCGGGTCGTGGTGGAGTGCATGACCAGCATGCGCCGCCACGGCATCAATGAGCAGGACGTGCCCAAGCTGGTCACCGCCCTGGAGGACGTGCGGCTGGAGGGCTTCGCCCTGCACCTGCCGCTCGACCGGCCCGAGGGCCACGATCCGGTACGGGAGTGCTCGGAGTGGGTCGCCCGGCTCTCCGCCGCCGGGCTGCCGATCCCGGCCGTCTACGTCAGCCATCTGTCCGCCGACGAGATCGGCCGGCTGCGCGCGCTCCACCCGGGCCTGGTCTTCCGCGCCCGCATCGGCACCCGGCTCTGGCTGGGCGACCACGGTGCGATGGACTGCCGGGGCACCGTGCTGGACGTGACCCCGGTGGCCAAGGGCGACCGGTACGGCTACCGGCAGCTGAAGGCCCCGACGGACGGGCACCTGGTGGTGGTGGCCGGCGGCACCGCCCACGGGGTCGGCCTGGAGTCGCCCAAGCACATGACCGGTGTCACCCCGCGCGCCAAGAACCTGGCCCGGGCCGGGCTGGCCACCGTCAACCGCACCCCCTCCCCGTTCATCTGGGGCGGGCGCAAGGCGGCCTTCGCCGAGCCGCCGCACATGCAGGTGAGCATTCTCTTCGTGCCCGGCGAGACCGCCCCGCCGACCGTGGGCGAGGAACTGCGGGCCATCCTGCGGCACACCACCACCCACTTCGACCGCACGGTGGACCGCTGA
- a CDS encoding class II aldolase/adducin family protein, with the protein MLLAEARAEIVRHARRLRPDGLVVGTAGNLSVRVGELLAVTPSGVDYDELTPELIGVHRMDGTAVEAELPPSSELPFHLAAYRAEGAAAVVHTHSVAATAVACLDGLSQLPPVHYYTAMFGGPLRIAPYETYGSAELAAGVEAALAGGRRGCLLANHGAVTVAGSLAAAYGLAQQLEWMCDVYLRTRAAGLPRALDAVQLEQATAKLAGYGRSQPGS; encoded by the coding sequence GTGCTGCTTGCCGAGGCTCGCGCCGAGATCGTCCGTCATGCCCGGCGGCTGCGCCCGGACGGGCTGGTCGTGGGCACTGCGGGCAACCTCTCGGTCCGGGTCGGTGAGCTGCTGGCGGTCACCCCCAGCGGTGTGGACTACGACGAACTGACGCCGGAGCTGATCGGCGTGCACCGGATGGACGGCACCGCCGTCGAGGCCGAACTGCCGCCCAGCAGCGAGCTGCCCTTCCATCTGGCCGCCTACCGGGCCGAGGGCGCCGCCGCGGTGGTGCACACCCACTCGGTGGCCGCCACCGCCGTCGCCTGCCTGGACGGGCTGTCGCAACTGCCGCCGGTCCACTACTACACGGCGATGTTCGGTGGCCCGCTGCGGATCGCGCCGTACGAGACCTACGGCAGTGCGGAACTGGCAGCCGGAGTCGAGGCGGCGCTGGCCGGTGGCCGCCGGGGCTGCCTGCTGGCCAACCACGGCGCGGTGACGGTGGCCGGCAGCCTCGCGGCGGCCTATGGGCTGGCGCAGCAGCTGGAGTGGATGTGCGATGTCTATCTGCGCACCCGGGCGGCCGGCCTGCCCAGGGCGCTGGACGCGGTCCAGTTGGAGCAGGCGACCGCCAAGCTGGCCGGGTACGGCCGTTCCCAGCCGGGGAGTTGA
- a CDS encoding sigma-70 family RNA polymerase sigma factor translates to MATRAVVRDKADRARNARPANSEADRDLVGMYLDEIARTPLLDAAQEVELSLRIEAGVYAEHLLDEGALPEGTTEEEVRAIAEDGNRAKDVFIRSNLRLVVAVARRYPRSGLPLLDLIQEGNAGLVRAVEKFDYAKGYKFSTYATWWIRQAITRSIADQSRTIRLPVHLVEELGRIRRVQREKSKELGREAEPAEVAAELGSTEERVKDVLDWARDPVSLNMSVDDEGETQFGDLVEDTAAVSPEDAVMVMLRREELDDLIGRLDDRTASIIRSRYGMEDGRERTLTEVGKQHGLTRERIRQIEKHALAELKRMAHHSGFEAA, encoded by the coding sequence ATGGCCACCCGTGCCGTCGTTCGCGACAAGGCCGACCGGGCGCGCAACGCCCGCCCGGCCAACAGTGAGGCCGACCGCGACCTCGTCGGCATGTACCTCGACGAGATCGCCCGAACGCCGCTGCTCGATGCCGCCCAGGAGGTCGAGCTGTCCCTGCGCATCGAGGCGGGCGTGTACGCCGAGCACCTGCTCGACGAGGGAGCCCTGCCCGAGGGGACCACGGAGGAGGAGGTGCGGGCGATAGCCGAGGACGGCAACCGCGCCAAGGACGTCTTCATCCGCTCCAACCTGCGACTGGTCGTCGCGGTGGCCCGGCGCTACCCGCGCAGCGGCCTGCCGCTGCTGGACCTCATCCAGGAAGGCAACGCCGGCCTGGTCAGGGCGGTCGAGAAGTTCGACTACGCCAAGGGCTACAAGTTCTCCACCTACGCGACCTGGTGGATCCGCCAGGCCATCACCCGTTCCATCGCCGACCAGTCCCGCACCATCCGGCTGCCCGTCCACCTGGTGGAGGAGCTGGGCCGGATCCGGCGGGTCCAGCGGGAGAAGTCCAAGGAGCTGGGCCGTGAGGCCGAGCCCGCCGAGGTGGCGGCCGAGCTGGGCTCCACCGAGGAGCGCGTCAAGGACGTGCTGGACTGGGCCCGCGACCCGGTCTCCCTCAATATGTCGGTCGACGACGAGGGCGAGACCCAGTTCGGCGACCTGGTCGAGGACACCGCGGCCGTTTCCCCGGAGGACGCCGTCATGGTGATGCTGCGCCGTGAGGAGCTGGACGACCTCATCGGCCGCCTCGACGACCGCACCGCATCCATCATCCGCTCCCGCTACGGCATGGAGGACGGCCGTGAACGCACTCTCACCGAGGTGGGCAAGCAGCATGGGCTCACCCGCGAGCGCATTCGGCAGATCGAGAAGCACGCCCTCGCGGAGCTCAAGCGGATGGCCCACCACTCGGGATTCGAGGCAGCCTGA